The proteins below are encoded in one region of Sulfolobus sp. A20:
- a CDS encoding DUF3211 domain-containing protein produces MEKSVTIHLPYSNSQLYSVLSDPEFVLPRLFPPIKEVEVTGDSFNAYGRFMGMRFHIYGILNKGEQITYKIYLTAGTGKGEGKLVIRVADSQVELRFEYEGWMERFSGILFMDRWFDQFVKRLKEEGVTTGGK; encoded by the coding sequence ATGGAGAAATCCGTCACGATTCACCTCCCATACAGCAACTCTCAGCTGTACTCAGTCCTTTCGGACCCGGAGTTTGTGCTCCCCAGGCTCTTCCCACCTATAAAGGAAGTGGAGGTGACCGGCGACTCCTTTAATGCATACGGAAGGTTCATGGGGATGAGGTTCCACATCTACGGGATACTCAATAAGGGAGAACAGATAACCTATAAGATCTACCTCACAGCCGGTACCGGGAAAGGGGAGGGGAAACTCGTAATAAGAGTTGCTGACTCTCAAGTGGAGCTCAGGTTCGAGTACGAGGGTTGGATGGAGAGGTTCTCTGGGATCCTCTTCATGGATAGGTGGTTCGACCAGTTCGTCAAGAGGCTAAAAGAGGAAGGAGTTACCACAGGAGGTAAATAG